Part of the Pseudomonas abietaniphila genome is shown below.
TGGGAGCATCGGCCAGTGCCGGAGCAGTCGGGTCGACAGCGGTGAAGCTGTCGCCATTCTGGATGAAGGCGCGGTTGCTGCTGTCGGCGGCCACGCGGCCTTCCTGCAGGGCAATCAATAAATCAACGCGCGCGGGAACGGGCTTGGCAGCCCAGGCTTCCAGCAGTTCAGCGCGCTCGGAGGATTCGGCCGCGACAAAGTCGCCGGCATCGCTGGCATGCGCTGCAAAGGGCAGCAACAGGCTCAGGGCGAGAATGAGGCGGTAGAAAGATCTGGGCATATCGGTGTCCTGAAAGCACCCGCATGACGTAACGTCGTGCGTGAAACTCTGTAGGAGCGAGGCTTGTCCCGCGATCGGCGGGGGACCCGTCGTAAAACCTGCAAACGCGGTATTACAGATACACCGCATGTGATGGATTTACTGCCGCTTCGCGCCAGATCTCGGGACAAGCCACGCTCCTACAGGAGGTGTCGGGCGCGGGGCCCGACAATGTGTCAGTTACTCTTCACCGCATAGTCAGGCTTCTTGTCGTTGCCCGGAATGAACGGGCTCCAAGGTTGGGCGCGGATAGGCTCCTTGGTTTTCCACACGACGTTGAACTGACCGTCTGCCTTGATCTCGCCGATCATGACCGGCTTGTGCAGGTGATGGTTGGTCTTGTCCATTTCCAGAGTGAAGCCCGACGGCGCGGCGAAGGTCTGGCCGGCCATGGCTTCACGGACTTTGTCCACGTCAGTCGACTTGGCCTTTTCGGCTGCCTGAGCCCACATATGGATGCCCACGTACGTGGCTTCCATCGGGTCGTTGGTGACGGCTTTATCCGCGTTCGGCAAGTTGTGCGCCTTGGCGTAGGCTTTCCAGTCGGCGACGAACTTGGTGTTGACCGGGTTCTTTACCGACTCGAAGTAGTTCCAGGCCGCCAGGTTGCCCACCAGCGGTTTGGTGTCGACGCCGCGCAGTTCTTCTTCGCCCACCGAGAACGCCACGACCGGAACGTCGGTAGCTTTCAGGCCCTGGTTGCCCAGTTCCTTGTAGAACGGCACGTTGGAGTCGCCGTTGACGGTGGAGATCACAGCGGTCTTGCCGCCTGCCGAGAACTTCTTGATGTTGGCCACGATGGTCTGGTAATCGCTGTGGCCGAATGGGGTGTAGACCTCTTCGATGTCGCTGTCCTTCACGCCTTTGGAGTGCAGGAACGAACGCAGAATCTTGTTGGTGGTACGCGGATAGACGTAGTCGGTGCCCAGCAGGAAGAAGCGTTTGGCGGCGCCGCCGTCTTCGCTCATCAGGTACTCAACCGCAGGAATGGCTTGCTGGTTCGGCGCGGCGCCGGTGTAGAACACGTTCGGCGACATCTCTTCACCTTCGTACTGCACCGGGTAGAACAGCAGGCCGTTCAGCTCTTCGAACACCGGCAGTACCGACTTACGCGACACCGAGGTCCAGCAACCGAAGACAACGGCCACTTTGTCCTGAGTGA
Proteins encoded:
- the urtA gene encoding urea ABC transporter substrate-binding protein; amino-acid sequence: MKRRSLLKAFTLSASIAAMGMTWTVQAAETIKVGILHSLSGTMAISETSLKDMALMTIDEINAKGGVNGKKLEAVVVDPASNWPLFAEKARQLITQDKVAVVFGCWTSVSRKSVLPVFEELNGLLFYPVQYEGEEMSPNVFYTGAAPNQQAIPAVEYLMSEDGGAAKRFFLLGTDYVYPRTTNKILRSFLHSKGVKDSDIEEVYTPFGHSDYQTIVANIKKFSAGGKTAVISTVNGDSNVPFYKELGNQGLKATDVPVVAFSVGEEELRGVDTKPLVGNLAAWNYFESVKNPVNTKFVADWKAYAKAHNLPNADKAVTNDPMEATYVGIHMWAQAAEKAKSTDVDKVREAMAGQTFAAPSGFTLEMDKTNHHLHKPVMIGEIKADGQFNVVWKTKEPIRAQPWSPFIPGNDKKPDYAVKSN